In a genomic window of Shouchella clausii:
- a CDS encoding DNA polymerase IV, whose translation MKRANVIFLVDMESFYASIEHAANPQYDGRPLVVSGDVNRRSGVILAACPLAKAKGVRNAERLFEAQQKCPDLVVVKPHMQRYVDISLQISKILGTFTDLVEPYSIDEQFMDVTGSQKLFGPPYEIAEKVKQAIMDRFGVKARVGIGENKVLAKLACDNFAKKSSEGIYWLRKDSLDLDLWCLPIEKLFGVGRKMSVHLRNMGIRTIGQLAQTDGARIKKRFGVHGQVLWMSANGEDYSPVTRAAHARRKGYGNGMTLPRDYVKKEDICVVLLELCEEVCARLRQDGWMGSTVSLSVNGADFVEKRGFHRQYTIPFETNITMEVYEAACALLERFWDGYPIRRLSVGVSNLQSDQNWQLSLFDDNASRDRLSTIGYVMDGIRQKYGKLAIQRASSLQKASQLRDRSQKIGGHYK comes from the coding sequence ATGAAGCGGGCAAATGTCATTTTTCTTGTTGATATGGAATCGTTTTATGCGTCGATCGAACACGCGGCCAATCCCCAGTACGATGGGCGCCCCCTTGTCGTTTCTGGTGACGTGAATCGGAGAAGCGGCGTCATTTTGGCGGCATGCCCATTAGCAAAGGCTAAGGGAGTGCGAAATGCTGAGCGCTTATTTGAGGCGCAGCAAAAATGCCCAGACTTAGTCGTTGTGAAACCACATATGCAGCGCTACGTTGATATTTCCCTACAAATTTCAAAAATTCTTGGCACGTTTACTGATTTGGTTGAGCCCTATTCGATTGATGAACAGTTTATGGATGTGACTGGGAGCCAAAAGTTGTTTGGCCCCCCTTATGAGATAGCAGAAAAAGTGAAGCAAGCCATTATGGACCGCTTTGGCGTAAAAGCAAGAGTTGGCATCGGCGAAAACAAAGTATTGGCAAAACTAGCATGCGACAATTTTGCCAAAAAAAGCAGTGAAGGGATTTATTGGCTTAGAAAAGACAGCCTTGATCTTGATTTGTGGTGCTTGCCGATTGAAAAACTGTTTGGCGTTGGCCGAAAAATGAGCGTCCACCTTCGCAATATGGGGATTCGAACGATTGGCCAACTGGCGCAAACGGATGGCGCACGGATAAAAAAACGTTTTGGCGTCCACGGCCAAGTCTTGTGGATGTCAGCCAATGGCGAAGATTACTCGCCTGTAACGAGAGCCGCCCATGCCCGCCGTAAAGGGTATGGAAATGGCATGACGCTGCCTCGGGACTATGTGAAAAAGGAGGACATTTGTGTCGTGTTGCTTGAGTTGTGCGAGGAAGTATGCGCGCGTTTAAGGCAGGATGGCTGGATGGGGAGTACGGTTTCCCTAAGTGTCAATGGTGCCGATTTTGTTGAAAAACGCGGGTTTCACCGGCAGTATACGATTCCTTTTGAAACCAACATTACAATGGAAGTATACGAAGCGGCGTGCGCGTTGCTAGAACGGTTTTGGGACGGCTATCCAATCCGCCGTTTAAGCGTAGGCGTGAGCAACTTGCAAAGTGACCAAAATTGGCAGCTTAGCTTATTTGACGACAATGCGAGCAGGGATCGTCTGTCAACGATTGGTTATGTGATGGACGGCATCCGCCAAAAGTATGGGAAGCTCGCGATCCAGCGTGCTTCTTCGTTGCAAAAAGCGTCACAGCTTCGAGACAGAAGCCAAAAAATTGGCGGCCATTATAAATGA
- a CDS encoding GNAT family N-acetyltransferase: MNIDKQPKRYSFKTETGKTVGELTFFEEDNHMVIDHTFVDPDSRGSGIGAKLVASFVADMKKQGKKIDPICPFAKAEFDKHPEYQELAIK; encoded by the coding sequence ATGAATATTGACAAACAACCTAAACGTTACTCGTTTAAGACAGAAACGGGAAAAACAGTGGGCGAATTAACCTTTTTTGAAGAAGACAACCATATGGTTATTGACCATACCTTTGTTGATCCTGATAGTCGAGGATCAGGCATTGGCGCAAAACTCGTCGCTTCTTTCGTAGCCGATATGAAAAAACAAGGCAAAAAAATCGATCCCATTTGCCCGTTTGCGAAAGCCGAGTTTGATAAACATCCAGAATACCAAGAGTTGGCAATTAAATGA
- a CDS encoding LCP family glycopolymer transferase — MKSYTKGVIACLAVGLLLFVGYSMYEAVLNANDNMHTPLHSRIDNGGISEKRESTAEPGEPLAFLIAGIDKTAGSGYGRSDALMVATVNAKAQSVKLVSIPRDTKVQIAGRSMADKLNHAHAYGGPDLMVQTVEELLHIPIDHYIAVDMDGFVDVINTLGGVSVVNEKSFSIDGYDFPKGTLSLNGEKALAYVRMRKEDPAGDAGRTSRQRDVMESAIAKGLQAGNLANIPAFLQSFSDAIETDLTLTEMFHYVSAYRPAAQSIKQLDIAYREETVDGLWFAVLPQEEVERIGNELRTHLTID, encoded by the coding sequence ATGAAATCGTACACAAAGGGAGTCATTGCTTGTTTGGCGGTCGGCTTGCTTTTGTTTGTTGGCTATTCCATGTATGAAGCTGTCTTAAATGCCAACGATAACATGCATACCCCTCTTCATAGCAGAATAGACAACGGGGGCATTTCTGAAAAGCGGGAGTCAACCGCAGAGCCAGGCGAACCACTCGCCTTTCTGATTGCCGGCATTGATAAAACGGCTGGATCAGGCTATGGCCGTTCAGATGCATTAATGGTAGCAACGGTCAATGCCAAAGCACAATCGGTTAAGCTTGTAAGCATCCCACGGGATACGAAAGTACAGATTGCTGGCCGCAGTATGGCCGATAAGCTGAACCATGCTCACGCTTATGGAGGGCCCGATTTAATGGTGCAAACGGTTGAGGAGCTGCTTCATATTCCTATCGACCATTATATTGCGGTTGATATGGACGGCTTTGTTGATGTAATTAATACCCTTGGTGGTGTTTCTGTCGTTAATGAAAAAAGCTTCTCGATCGATGGATACGATTTCCCAAAAGGAACACTCTCACTAAATGGCGAAAAAGCCCTTGCTTATGTACGGATGCGTAAAGAGGACCCTGCCGGGGATGCAGGTCGGACAAGCCGCCAACGCGACGTCATGGAAAGCGCCATCGCTAAAGGTTTGCAAGCTGGCAACTTGGCGAATATCCCTGCGTTTCTACAATCCTTTAGTGATGCCATCGAAACGGATTTAACACTTACAGAAATGTTCCATTATGTCTCTGCTTATCGCCCTGCCGCACAGTCGATTAAGCAGCTCGATATCGCTTACCGTGAGGAGACAGTGGACGGCCTTTGGTTCGCTGTCTTGCCACAGGAAGAAGTAGAACGTATTGGCAATGAGTTGCGCACCCATTTAACGATCGATTAA
- the galE gene encoding UDP-glucose 4-epimerase GalE has protein sequence MSILVTGGAGYIGSHTCVELLTEGYDVIIVDNFSNSGPDTVDRIEEITNKKVKSYDINLLDSSCLETVFAENNIDAVIHFAGLKAVGESVEKPLYYYETNIGSTIQLCKTMEKYGVYKLVFSSSATVYGLPEQVPIEENAPLKAVNPYGNTKIIIEDMLRDLATSNSNWRISLLRYFNPIGAHKSGLIGEEPSGIPNNLMPYITQVAAGVREQLSVFGDDYPTKDGTCIRDYIHVVDLALGHLQALKKIETYTGVQAYNLGTGTGYSVLEVVDAFEKATGITISKKIGPRRPGDAPVSYADPTKARTELQWEAKRTLVEMCEDSWRWQVHRKAQLESK, from the coding sequence ATGTCCATTCTCGTTACAGGTGGTGCCGGCTATATTGGCAGCCACACTTGCGTTGAACTTTTAACGGAAGGCTATGATGTTATCATTGTTGATAATTTTTCCAACAGCGGTCCTGATACGGTTGACCGCATTGAAGAAATCACCAACAAAAAAGTAAAGTCTTATGACATTAATTTGCTTGATTCCTCTTGTTTAGAAACGGTTTTCGCTGAAAATAACATTGACGCGGTGATCCATTTTGCCGGTTTAAAAGCTGTCGGCGAATCGGTCGAAAAACCACTTTACTATTATGAAACGAACATCGGCAGCACGATTCAATTATGCAAAACGATGGAAAAATATGGTGTATACAAACTCGTTTTCAGTTCATCAGCCACCGTGTACGGATTGCCTGAACAAGTTCCAATTGAGGAAAACGCGCCGTTAAAAGCAGTCAACCCTTACGGCAATACAAAAATCATTATTGAGGACATGCTCCGTGATTTAGCGACTTCTAATAGCAACTGGCGCATTTCGCTGCTACGCTATTTTAACCCAATCGGCGCCCATAAAAGCGGCCTGATTGGCGAAGAGCCAAGCGGGATCCCAAATAATTTGATGCCTTATATTACACAGGTAGCTGCCGGCGTGCGTGAACAACTGTCTGTTTTTGGCGACGATTACCCGACAAAAGACGGGACATGCATCCGCGACTATATCCATGTTGTCGATCTTGCTTTGGGCCACTTGCAAGCACTCAAAAAAATCGAAACATACACAGGTGTGCAGGCATATAACTTGGGGACAGGCACCGGCTATAGCGTTCTTGAAGTGGTTGACGCCTTTGAAAAAGCGACTGGCATCACGATTTCAAAAAAAATCGGGCCACGTCGTCCCGGTGATGCTCCTGTCAGCTATGCCGACCCAACGAAAGCAAGAACCGAACTACAGTGGGAAGCAAAGCGGACGCTTGTAGAAATGTGTGAAGACTCTTGGCGTTGGCAAGTCCACCGCAAAGCACAGCTTGAAAGCAAATAA
- a CDS encoding FtsW/RodA/SpoVE family cell cycle protein, which translates to MEQEKSWRDRIDYTLLFLVFVLGCMSIMAIYAGTTTQFFSAEDYEKYRHVFALSQAKWFLIGFVLMVVVMLVDYEYLKRLTIPIFAFGMILLLWVQFFGVENKGATRWIGINGTPIYQPSEVMKIILVLTLAHLIVVLNQRYSEKGLKADLKKLGWLAAFGIPPFYLVLKQPDLGSALVLAVIIATAILMANVSYKVLASLAALAGAGIAFLYYLLLNHIELITKYVLEEHQLVRILGWLYPEQYASGYAMQTLNAIRGIGSGQLTGSGFLNSVQAANASTPELHTDFIFAVIGEEFGFLGSTVVICVYFLLIYRLIMLAHSCDDLYGTSIIAGIAGMLTFQIFQNIAMTIGLMPVTGIALPFLSYGGSALMTNMLAIGIVLNIGMRQKTYMFKSNNEVVDSDKGTLISMKGKRFRLPL; encoded by the coding sequence ATGGAGCAAGAAAAATCATGGCGCGATAGGATTGACTATACGCTCTTGTTTCTCGTGTTTGTGTTAGGCTGTATGAGTATCATGGCCATTTATGCAGGCACAACCACCCAGTTTTTCAGTGCCGAAGACTATGAAAAATATCGCCATGTGTTTGCCCTTTCGCAAGCAAAATGGTTTTTAATCGGATTCGTGTTAATGGTTGTCGTAATGCTAGTAGACTATGAATATTTAAAACGCTTGACGATCCCTATTTTTGCCTTTGGCATGATCTTGTTGTTATGGGTGCAATTTTTTGGCGTTGAAAATAAAGGCGCTACGCGCTGGATTGGCATTAATGGCACGCCGATTTACCAGCCTTCAGAAGTGATGAAAATCATTCTTGTCCTTACGCTTGCCCATTTAATCGTCGTGCTAAATCAACGTTATTCCGAAAAAGGGCTCAAAGCCGATTTAAAAAAACTTGGCTGGCTTGCTGCTTTTGGGATCCCGCCTTTCTATCTTGTCTTAAAGCAACCGGACTTAGGAAGCGCACTCGTCCTTGCTGTCATCATTGCCACTGCCATTCTTATGGCCAATGTTTCCTATAAAGTACTAGCCAGTTTGGCCGCACTTGCAGGGGCAGGAATTGCTTTTCTTTATTATTTGCTTTTAAACCATATTGAACTGATTACAAAATATGTGTTAGAAGAACACCAGCTTGTGCGTATTCTCGGGTGGCTATACCCAGAGCAGTATGCATCAGGTTATGCGATGCAAACATTAAATGCGATACGAGGCATTGGTTCTGGCCAATTGACGGGAAGCGGCTTCTTAAATAGTGTCCAAGCTGCTAATGCTTCTACGCCTGAACTCCATACCGACTTTATTTTTGCCGTTATTGGGGAAGAATTTGGTTTTCTCGGTTCGACTGTTGTCATTTGCGTCTATTTTTTACTTATTTATCGCCTGATCATGCTTGCTCACTCATGCGATGATTTATACGGCACATCAATCATTGCTGGCATTGCCGGCATGTTGACGTTTCAAATCTTTCAAAATATCGCCATGACGATTGGGCTAATGCCTGTCACTGGCATTGCATTGCCTTTCCTTAGCTATGGAGGCAGTGCGCTCATGACGAATATGCTTGCCATCGGCATTGTTCTCAATATTGGCATGAGGCAAAAAACGTATATGTTCAAGTCAAACAATGAAGTCGTCGACTCAGACAAAGGGACGCTTATCTCGATGAAAGGAAAACGGTTTAGGCTGCCTCTCTAA
- a CDS encoding MFS transporter, producing the protein MTCLFFDNASTVPAIFLFTIAIGFLDGWSSPARSAMIPRLVEKKQLLKANSFLTMVDRTTELGGWPLGAILVVAIGADHLIWLTVLLYLFAAFVTTRIENKQTKREVFTESRRSFLSRSLAGWRFILNKPYLRAISVADVLENSANVVWIAAILYVYVDEVLGTGEEWWGYINASFFGGLLIGGMLGYRYASFMEKQISRLIHVGTFAVFLTTLAFSLISTPWVALLFSTLFGFSSQLKGVALQTIVQTNVPEKELARVYSAQEAAGFASFGLSTILFGFLTDLLGARFIFALAAAILLISALYLFVVRKELYLHQVVQTEEPIEKREST; encoded by the coding sequence ATTACTTGCCTGTTTTTCGACAATGCGTCGACCGTTCCTGCGATCTTTCTATTTACAATCGCTATCGGATTTCTTGATGGTTGGTCATCACCTGCACGGTCCGCGATGATTCCCCGTTTAGTTGAAAAGAAACAATTACTGAAAGCAAACAGTTTCTTAACGATGGTTGATCGTACGACCGAACTAGGTGGATGGCCATTAGGGGCGATTCTTGTCGTGGCCATAGGTGCCGATCATCTTATTTGGCTCACTGTTTTGCTTTATCTTTTCGCGGCGTTTGTAACGACACGGATTGAAAATAAGCAAACGAAGAGGGAAGTGTTCACTGAGTCGAGGCGTTCCTTTTTATCGCGTTCACTAGCGGGCTGGCGTTTTATCTTGAACAAACCGTATTTACGCGCCATTAGCGTGGCTGATGTTTTGGAAAACAGTGCAAATGTCGTTTGGATTGCGGCGATCCTATACGTTTATGTGGATGAGGTACTCGGAACCGGTGAAGAATGGTGGGGTTACATTAATGCCAGCTTTTTTGGAGGTCTTTTAATAGGCGGCATGCTTGGCTACCGATATGCCTCCTTTATGGAAAAACAGATAAGTCGATTGATTCATGTTGGCACGTTTGCTGTTTTTCTTACAACACTGGCTTTCAGTCTCATTTCAACGCCGTGGGTTGCCTTACTGTTTTCCACCCTTTTTGGGTTTTCAAGTCAACTAAAAGGGGTCGCATTGCAAACCATTGTGCAAACAAATGTCCCAGAAAAAGAGCTGGCTCGAGTATATTCAGCTCAGGAAGCTGCCGGCTTCGCCTCTTTTGGTCTTTCAACCATTCTTTTCGGTTTTTTAACCGATTTACTTGGAGCCCGTTTTATATTCGCGTTAGCCGCAGCCATTCTGCTTATTAGTGCATTGTATTTATTCGTCGTACGAAAAGAACTCTATTTGCATCAAGTCGTCCAAACAGAAGAGCCGATAGAAAAGCGTGAATCAACCTAA
- a CDS encoding HIT family protein, which translates to MDSAECLGCKLANNMEFVYKVYENDFVSCILDHDPFNKGHVLILPKEHFEELDQLNRKTANIIIETSQIISKAIKELYKPDGITVCQNGGIFSELTHFHMHIVPRYINQSFAPFYSEEPFQNGKLKKELSDTHKELEYKINQLIM; encoded by the coding sequence ATGGATAGCGCCGAATGTTTAGGATGTAAATTAGCTAATAATATGGAGTTTGTTTATAAGGTTTATGAAAATGATTTCGTATCCTGTATATTGGATCACGATCCATTTAATAAAGGACATGTACTAATATTGCCAAAAGAACACTTTGAAGAATTGGATCAGTTAAATAGGAAAACTGCAAATATAATAATTGAAACTTCACAGATTATATCAAAGGCTATAAAAGAACTATATAAGCCAGACGGAATTACAGTATGCCAAAATGGGGGTATTTTTAGTGAACTAACTCATTTTCACATGCATATTGTACCTAGATATATCAATCAATCGTTTGCTCCTTTTTATTCAGAAGAACCATTCCAGAATGGCAAACTGAAGAAAGAGTTGTCTGATACGCATAAAGAGCTAGAATATAAAATCAACCAGTTAATTATGTAA
- a CDS encoding nucleoside deaminase, translating into MDHSMYLAKTINLAAQSIQRGGGPFAAIIVNENGDIIGQGTNSVTNANDPTAHAEVVAIRDACNTINHFQLEGCTLYTSCEPCPMCLGAIYWARPKAVYFAATQEDAAAVGFDDAFIYREIEKSYAERTIPFYELEINEKKRPFQMWEALATKTEY; encoded by the coding sequence ATGGATCATTCGATGTATTTAGCCAAAACGATTAACCTAGCGGCTCAAAGCATTCAAAGGGGAGGTGGCCCTTTTGCGGCGATTATCGTGAATGAAAATGGGGACATTATTGGCCAAGGCACCAACTCTGTGACGAATGCCAATGACCCGACAGCACACGCAGAAGTGGTTGCGATTCGCGATGCATGCAACACGATCAACCACTTCCAGCTTGAAGGGTGTACGCTTTACACAAGCTGTGAGCCATGCCCGATGTGTTTGGGTGCGATTTATTGGGCCCGGCCAAAAGCTGTCTATTTTGCAGCTACACAAGAGGATGCAGCAGCAGTCGGATTTGATGATGCGTTTATTTACAGAGAGATTGAAAAGTCTTACGCGGAGCGGACGATTCCGTTTTATGAGCTTGAGATAAACGAGAAAAAGCGCCCGTTCCAAATGTGGGAGGCGCTGGCGACGAAAACCGAGTATTAG
- a CDS encoding GNAT family N-acetyltransferase, producing the protein MIEIIKATDDHIKGIIKVCTDAYRATYKDLYTNEYIEKIIKKFYNYDSVLTEVQTSNRNWGGYYVAIEKGHIIGAGAGGILDDGSGELFVLYLAPNRRNEGIGSTLLYAITEQQKALGAKKQYVSVQKGNHKGIPFYEAKGFVFQYEQKSYGNSEGDTYISLRYCRKI; encoded by the coding sequence ATGATAGAGATTATTAAAGCTACAGATGATCATATTAAAGGTATTATTAAAGTGTGCACAGATGCATATAGGGCTACATACAAAGATTTATATACAAATGAATACATAGAAAAGATTATAAAAAAATTTTATAATTATGATAGTGTTTTAACAGAAGTTCAAACTTCAAATCGTAATTGGGGCGGGTATTATGTTGCCATTGAGAAAGGTCATATAATAGGGGCTGGCGCAGGGGGAATTCTTGATGATGGTAGTGGTGAATTATTCGTTTTATACCTCGCACCTAATAGGAGAAATGAAGGTATCGGATCTACATTACTTTATGCTATTACAGAACAACAAAAGGCATTAGGAGCAAAAAAGCAATACGTTTCCGTTCAAAAAGGAAATCACAAAGGTATTCCCTTTTATGAAGCAAAAGGATTTGTATTTCAATACGAGCAAAAAAGCTACGGTAATTCCGAAGGCGATACTTATATATCGTTAAGATACTGTAGAAAAATATAA
- a CDS encoding YdbC family protein, with protein sequence MFIKQITCKVKKEKKDVFSDGQAKWGYLNTLEGFVSQIGGWSDKQENTAYIFSLWQDKKSYFHFMKNEHDKIAFLTGQEGSISSISIDLFEGKFAIREQIGTINDFMNGDYIRFTNADVLEDRMAHFEEMQINVWNKNMSQEKRMLGSFFAKNPLNKRYLVLTGWTDKKAHTNYLRLIKESDVNVDVSTVYGDQFVVEKSWLLIK encoded by the coding sequence GTGTTTATTAAACAGATCACTTGTAAAGTAAAAAAAGAAAAGAAAGATGTTTTTTCTGATGGTCAAGCTAAATGGGGTTATTTAAATACATTAGAAGGCTTTGTAAGTCAAATTGGAGGCTGGAGTGATAAACAAGAAAATACCGCCTATATATTTTCTTTATGGCAAGATAAGAAAAGTTATTTCCACTTTATGAAGAACGAACATGACAAAATCGCCTTCCTTACTGGTCAGGAAGGAAGTATTTCTTCTATAAGTATAGACCTATTTGAGGGGAAATTTGCTATACGCGAACAAATAGGCACTATAAATGATTTTATGAATGGAGATTATATTCGTTTTACAAACGCTGATGTTCTAGAAGATAGAATGGCTCATTTTGAAGAAATGCAAATAAACGTTTGGAATAAAAACATGTCTCAAGAAAAAAGAATGCTAGGTAGTTTTTTTGCTAAAAATCCATTAAATAAAAGATATCTAGTTCTAACAGGGTGGACTGATAAAAAGGCTCATACAAATTATTTACGATTGATTAAAGAAAGTGACGTAAATGTAGATGTATCGACAGTTTATGGTGATCAATTTGTAGTAGAAAAATCTTGGTTGCTTATTAAATAA
- a CDS encoding LysE family translocator, translated as MVSSILLFSITSFLLIIVPGPDTAVITRNTIVHQKSGGFKTLMGTLLAISVHTIAAIVGLSAIIMQSAMAFMIFKYVGAIYLVYLGIKALLSMRSKEESLGEKIPNRAQGKQKSLMTQGFLANILNPKVAIFFLTFLPQFINPQTETLMTFFVLGAVYLLIKFAWFTLYIYVINLVRVWMRKEVVKKAMDGLTGAIFIIFGLRLALEEPK; from the coding sequence ATGGTTTCATCTATATTACTATTTTCAATTACAAGTTTTCTTTTAATAATAGTCCCTGGGCCAGATACAGCAGTTATTACAAGGAATACGATCGTACATCAGAAATCAGGTGGATTTAAAACCTTAATGGGGACACTCCTTGCTATAAGTGTACACACTATAGCAGCCATTGTAGGTTTATCAGCTATTATCATGCAATCCGCTATGGCATTCATGATTTTTAAATATGTGGGTGCAATTTACCTCGTATACTTAGGAATAAAAGCTTTATTATCAATGAGGAGTAAAGAGGAAAGTTTAGGAGAGAAGATACCAAATAGAGCACAGGGTAAACAAAAATCTCTTATGACACAAGGATTCTTGGCAAATATATTGAATCCTAAAGTGGCGATTTTCTTTCTGACGTTTCTCCCTCAATTTATTAACCCTCAAACAGAAACTTTAATGACATTTTTTGTATTAGGCGCAGTCTATCTGTTAATAAAATTTGCTTGGTTTACATTATACATATATGTCATAAACCTAGTTCGTGTTTGGATGAGGAAAGAAGTTGTTAAGAAAGCAATGGATGGTTTAACCGGAGCAATTTTTATTATATTTGGACTCCGCTTAGCTTTGGAAGAACCGAAATAA
- a CDS encoding tetratricopeptide repeat protein, whose amino-acid sequence MHPLAKRAFSLQAAGKLEASQEIFAALLAEQPNDPLSHYYFASSLDRLGKERQAVPHYEQAIALELTGDDLEGALLGLGSTYRVLGEYDKAEKTLRKGCSLFPHSKSLQVFLAMALYNNSKHSEAMERLLYTIADTTNDTALKSYEKAIRFYADKLDTVWDQ is encoded by the coding sequence ATGCATCCACTGGCAAAAAGAGCATTCTCTTTACAAGCAGCAGGTAAGTTAGAAGCGTCGCAAGAAATATTTGCCGCTTTGCTTGCCGAGCAGCCCAATGACCCCCTCTCCCACTACTACTTCGCATCTAGTCTTGATCGGCTAGGGAAAGAGCGGCAAGCTGTTCCTCATTATGAACAGGCGATTGCCTTAGAGTTAACAGGCGATGATTTGGAAGGCGCCCTTCTAGGCCTCGGCAGCACATACCGTGTGCTTGGCGAGTATGACAAGGCGGAAAAAACGTTGAGAAAAGGCTGCTCGCTCTTTCCGCACAGCAAATCACTACAAGTCTTTTTAGCAATGGCTTTATACAACAACAGCAAGCATAGTGAAGCAATGGAACGGCTTTTGTATACTATTGCTGATACGACAAATGACACTGCCTTAAAGAGCTATGAAAAAGCGATTCGTTTTTACGCAGATAAACTTGATACCGTCTGGGATCAGTAA
- a CDS encoding LCP family glycopolymer transferase: protein MKKKTVLKVIALLFGLLFLSVIGYGIYLYNDIRHTANEMYDPLPNREGASPLRSASLQVGEPMSILLTGVDLTEGREDEVVGRADSIMVLTLNPAEGTTKMLSIPRDTRAEIVGRGTVEKINHAHAYGGAQMLIDSIEEAYGIPIDHYASINMAGFERLIDAFGGVTVYNDFEFEMDGSHFPEGTIELNGEEALKYTRMRYDDPRGDAGRANRQRDIIDALMQESASLGSITKVGEILDVLGTTVRTDLSLDVMWDYQSEYRPALGSTEQIEVSYTGETIDGIWYAIVSDEEKARVRSEMLSHLGLE from the coding sequence ATGAAAAAGAAAACCGTTTTAAAAGTCATTGCCCTTCTTTTCGGGCTCCTGTTTTTGAGCGTAATTGGTTACGGTATCTATTTGTACAACGACATCCGCCATACAGCCAATGAAATGTATGACCCTCTTCCAAACCGCGAAGGCGCTTCGCCCCTTCGCTCCGCTAGCCTTCAAGTCGGAGAACCAATGTCGATTCTTCTCACTGGGGTGGATTTAACCGAAGGCCGCGAAGACGAAGTTGTTGGCCGAGCCGACTCGATTATGGTACTAACGTTAAACCCGGCAGAAGGGACAACAAAAATGCTTAGCATTCCCCGTGATACCCGAGCCGAGATTGTTGGTCGCGGCACGGTGGAAAAAATCAACCATGCTCATGCATATGGCGGCGCACAAATGCTGATTGATTCGATTGAAGAAGCGTATGGCATACCAATTGACCATTACGCTAGTATCAATATGGCTGGATTTGAACGTTTAATTGATGCTTTTGGTGGCGTCACGGTTTACAATGATTTTGAGTTTGAAATGGATGGTTCTCATTTCCCAGAAGGAACAATTGAGTTAAACGGGGAAGAGGCGCTTAAGTACACACGTATGCGTTATGACGATCCTCGCGGTGATGCCGGACGAGCAAACCGACAACGAGACATTATTGACGCGCTCATGCAAGAGTCCGCCTCTCTCGGCTCGATTACAAAAGTCGGCGAGATTCTAGATGTGCTCGGCACCACTGTTCGGACAGACTTATCATTAGATGTCATGTGGGACTACCAGTCTGAATACCGCCCTGCTCTCGGTTCAACCGAACAAATCGAAGTTTCCTATACAGGGGAAACGATTGACGGCATTTGGTATGCAATTGTCAGCGACGAAGAAAAAGCCCGGGTGCGGAGTGAAATGTTGTCACATTTGGGACTCGAATAA
- a CDS encoding YveK family protein has translation MEETISLKEIFQTLKQRWRLLVAIPFFAMLVSAIISSFVLTPMYERSTQLLVNQAVPEGQLNQQVVRNNLELIDTYSEIIKSPRILNEVIEAEGLDMTYGDLEAAVSVGSQSNSQVVTITVESESPTEATLLTNSIATVFQEQIPDIMSIDNVSILSEAEIGEDPTPVSPKPLLNIAIAFVVGLMAAVGLAFLLEYLDTTIKTEKDIENIIDLPVLGAVSNMDSVDAAAKKTS, from the coding sequence ATGGAAGAAACCATAAGTTTGAAAGAAATCTTTCAAACATTGAAACAAAGATGGCGGCTCCTTGTGGCCATCCCGTTCTTTGCTATGCTTGTGAGCGCGATTATCAGCTCGTTTGTATTGACGCCTATGTACGAACGTTCTACGCAGCTCCTCGTGAACCAGGCTGTTCCAGAAGGGCAACTAAACCAGCAAGTTGTCCGTAACAATCTCGAACTAATCGATACATATAGCGAGATTATTAAAAGTCCAAGAATTTTAAATGAAGTCATTGAGGCTGAAGGGCTGGATATGACTTACGGCGATTTAGAAGCGGCCGTTTCTGTTGGCAGCCAGAGCAACTCACAGGTGGTGACGATTACGGTCGAGTCAGAAAGTCCAACTGAGGCCACACTTTTGACGAATAGCATTGCGACTGTTTTTCAAGAGCAAATTCCCGATATTATGAGCATCGACAATGTGAGCATTCTTTCGGAAGCAGAAATAGGCGAAGACCCAACGCCGGTCAGCCCAAAACCATTGTTAAATATTGCAATTGCTTTTGTTGTCGGGCTTATGGCGGCAGTCGGTTTGGCCTTCTTGCTTGAATACTTGGATACAACAATAAAAACAGAAAAAGACATCGAAAACATCATTGATTTGCCTGTGCTTGGCGCTGTCTCCAATATGGACAGCGTT